From Gemmatimonas sp., a single genomic window includes:
- a CDS encoding carboxypeptidase regulatory-like domain-containing protein — MRNSLVRRFTCVLLSLVSTGLPCVPANAQGTEGFVSGQVRSASGMAVVGATVTARNLSTGTQQTRQTDARGRYVFAQLPIGGPYTLTVRQLGFRPALRSGLMLNLGDRVTLDLSLDPSATELSAVDVRADRESKRAERVGGSTVVTEKEIRQLPIQDRSFADLAILAPTTSRAGTGGIITSSSSIAGGRVTGTDIRVDGVQAKNTIWGAGFGRGPYSISVEAVREFEVVTNVYDVTQGRQGAGAVNVATRAGTNTTNGSLFVYNRNQALTTNTNFLGQKVTNFDNLQFGGSMGGAIVKDKLHYFVAYDRQQVAEPFSTLQVENNADWTRLQVAPDSVTRFLDILRRSYGLGSDRQTGTFDRANTLNTVFGRLDYQISDAHRATLRTTYSDFLYSNSIPDRELSVLESRGNQKSREVQTMGSVKSNLGRRLTNDVRLAYTNRILENEPNTRLPRGLVNVSSTLPSGATGGNQVLQFGGQRTSPELQTEESYQLVDVLRFDGDRSAFTVGTDHSLNNLSMFVSIETDGLFQFANLAALEARRPSSYARLVPLQDLEPRMRQWVYDGGVFAQGEFRVRDNLNLTAGLRADLSAFLTGANPNAAVESAFGKRTDLSPTDFAIQPRAQLTWTPGSAGKNLVRVGSGYFTSQPHYMAHINNLLNDGSQLADVLLTGTAAPTPDFVSYRQSFANVPGAPAGSGPRPSYINMFGADFKVPRTWKSDVAYQRRLFNGNLTLGAAAQYAHTSELYRYVDLNLRPTADFTLVNEAGRPVFVPAASITAAGGRNPVLARPFSQFQRVLELRSDAGQHQKAFFVDAALRLPRNGSISGSFTFNQTRDNSSFNCCIAITSVFTPVPGDPRTPTWGASNTDFRHKLVLYGATPEIKGFQFSARVIGQSGSPWSATVAQDINGDDVGAGSAFANQNDLAFVFNPSTPGLRAGFADSLRLVYSSPQNIASSYLGSTLGQIAERNAVRNPFVTQIDLRLTQKLPSIRGQRAELTLDVFNAAALINHNWGAVRAVPGANQTLLNVIGFDQASREYRYRVNPNFGRTIKLGNRYQMQMGLRYQF; from the coding sequence ATGCGTAACTCCCTTGTTCGCCGCTTCACGTGCGTGCTGCTCTCCCTCGTCAGCACCGGACTGCCCTGTGTGCCGGCAAACGCCCAAGGCACCGAGGGCTTTGTCTCCGGACAGGTGCGGTCAGCCTCGGGCATGGCGGTGGTCGGCGCGACCGTGACCGCGCGCAACCTGTCCACCGGGACCCAACAAACCCGACAGACGGACGCCCGCGGGCGCTACGTCTTCGCGCAGCTGCCGATCGGTGGCCCGTACACGCTGACCGTGCGTCAACTGGGATTCCGCCCCGCTCTGCGCAGCGGGTTGATGCTGAATCTCGGTGATCGCGTCACCCTCGATCTGTCCTTGGACCCGTCCGCCACCGAACTGTCGGCGGTGGACGTCCGTGCCGACCGCGAGAGCAAGCGCGCGGAACGTGTCGGGGGCAGCACCGTGGTGACCGAGAAGGAAATCCGGCAGCTGCCGATTCAGGACCGCTCATTCGCCGATCTCGCCATTCTGGCGCCGACGACGTCGCGTGCCGGCACCGGCGGGATCATCACGTCGTCCTCGTCGATTGCCGGTGGCCGTGTGACCGGCACCGACATTCGCGTGGATGGCGTCCAGGCCAAGAACACGATTTGGGGGGCCGGCTTTGGTCGCGGCCCGTATTCCATCTCGGTGGAAGCCGTGCGTGAGTTCGAAGTGGTGACCAACGTGTACGACGTGACCCAAGGTCGGCAGGGGGCCGGCGCGGTGAACGTTGCCACGCGCGCCGGCACCAACACGACCAACGGGTCGCTCTTCGTGTACAACCGGAATCAGGCGCTCACCACGAACACCAACTTCCTCGGGCAGAAGGTCACCAACTTCGACAATCTGCAGTTCGGTGGGTCGATGGGCGGTGCGATCGTGAAGGACAAACTGCACTACTTCGTGGCGTATGATCGGCAGCAAGTGGCCGAGCCTTTCTCCACGTTGCAGGTGGAGAACAACGCCGACTGGACGCGTTTGCAGGTGGCACCGGACAGTGTGACGCGTTTCCTCGATATTTTGCGCCGCTCGTACGGGCTCGGCAGCGACCGCCAGACCGGCACGTTCGATCGTGCCAACACGCTCAACACCGTGTTCGGACGTCTCGACTACCAGATCAGCGACGCGCATCGCGCCACGCTGCGCACCACGTATTCCGACTTCCTGTACAGCAACTCGATTCCCGACCGCGAGCTTTCCGTGCTCGAGAGCCGCGGCAACCAGAAGTCGCGCGAAGTGCAGACCATGGGCTCGGTGAAGTCGAATCTCGGCCGTCGCCTCACCAACGATGTCCGGCTGGCGTACACCAACCGCATCCTCGAGAACGAGCCGAACACGCGCCTTCCGCGTGGATTGGTCAATGTGTCGTCCACGCTCCCGAGCGGTGCGACGGGCGGCAATCAGGTCCTGCAGTTCGGCGGACAGCGCACGAGCCCGGAGCTGCAGACGGAAGAGTCGTATCAGCTGGTCGACGTGCTGCGCTTCGACGGTGATCGCAGCGCGTTCACGGTTGGCACCGACCATTCACTGAACAACCTGTCGATGTTCGTATCGATCGAAACCGATGGCCTGTTCCAGTTCGCCAACTTGGCAGCGCTCGAGGCGCGTCGGCCGTCGTCGTATGCGCGCTTGGTGCCGTTGCAGGACCTCGAACCACGCATGCGGCAGTGGGTGTACGACGGTGGTGTGTTTGCCCAAGGCGAGTTCCGCGTCCGCGACAATCTCAATCTGACGGCGGGTTTGCGGGCCGATCTGTCGGCGTTCCTCACTGGTGCGAACCCGAACGCCGCCGTTGAGAGCGCCTTCGGCAAGCGTACCGATTTGTCGCCGACCGACTTTGCCATTCAGCCGCGGGCGCAGCTGACCTGGACGCCGGGCAGCGCCGGCAAGAACCTGGTGCGCGTGGGAAGCGGGTACTTCACGTCGCAGCCGCACTACATGGCGCACATCAACAACCTGCTGAATGACGGCTCGCAGCTGGCCGATGTGCTCCTGACCGGTACGGCAGCGCCGACGCCGGATTTTGTCAGCTACCGCCAGTCCTTTGCGAACGTCCCGGGCGCCCCAGCCGGTAGTGGTCCGCGGCCGTCGTACATCAACATGTTCGGCGCGGACTTCAAAGTGCCGCGCACGTGGAAGAGTGACGTGGCCTATCAGCGTCGCCTCTTCAACGGCAACCTCACACTCGGCGCCGCGGCACAGTACGCGCACACCAGCGAGCTGTATCGCTACGTCGACTTGAACCTGCGCCCGACGGCAGATTTCACGTTGGTCAATGAAGCAGGACGACCGGTCTTCGTGCCGGCCGCGAGCATCACCGCCGCCGGCGGTCGCAATCCCGTGTTGGCGCGTCCGTTCTCGCAGTTCCAGCGCGTGCTGGAGCTGCGCAGCGACGCCGGACAGCACCAGAAGGCGTTCTTCGTCGACGCGGCGTTGCGTCTGCCGCGCAACGGGTCGATCAGTGGATCGTTCACATTCAATCAGACTCGCGACAACAGCTCGTTCAATTGCTGCATTGCCATCACGTCGGTGTTTACGCCGGTGCCGGGCGATCCACGGACGCCCACCTGGGGCGCCAGCAACACCGACTTCCGGCACAAGCTGGTGTTGTACGGTGCGACGCCCGAGATCAAGGGCTTCCAGTTCAGCGCGCGCGTGATCGGACAGTCGGGCTCACCGTGGTCGGCGACGGTGGCGCAGGACATCAACGGCGACGACGTCGGCGCCGGCAGCGCGTTCGCCAACCAGAATGACCTCGCCTTCGTGTTCAACCCGTCCACGCCGGGCCTGCGCGCCGGCTTCGCCGACTCGCTACGCTTGGTGTACTCGAGCCCGCAGAACATCGCGTCGAGCTATCTGGGGTCGACGCTCGGGCAGATCGCGGAGCGCAACGCGGTTCGCAATCCGTTTGTCACCCAAATCGATCTGCGCCTCACGCAGAAGCTGCCGTCGATTCGCGGTCAGCGCGCCGAACTCACGCTCGATGTGTTCAACGCGGCCGCGCTGATCAATCACAACTGGGGCGCGGTGCGTGCCGTGCCGGGCGCCAACCAGACGCTGCTCAACGTGATCGGGTTCGATCAGGCCTCTCGCGAGTATCGCTATCGGGTGAACCCCAACTTCGGTCGCACGATCAAGTTGGGGAATCGGTACCAAATGCAAATGGGTTTGCGCTACCAGTTCTGA
- a CDS encoding PAS domain S-box protein: MPSPSPQAFDPATAPMGDAIGSTGEHLATAAALRESMTSSRARARWYTLAVLGAVGGAVLVLIAYHKFGLVFPFVAGFTMVLLVPGGFGPLLLGGWGAATLTLLDADYAQAIILGPDGYRLAVYYVLALIAAFFGGRLRSSKLRTLERESRLSGALARVQELYATTQEFHVQQRAERDLLEGILATSIAGVIVVDIGGAIIFANARAEEVLGLRVSEVQGRRFDAPAWRHTDLDGGPFPEDRQPFAQVLRSGEPVFDVRHGLEWPDGRRKLLSINGAPLFDEKGKIEAVVVGVTDITDVIVAERELRARDQRLDQITSVMPGIVYQYVRTADGQESFPYISQLAERAIGADLESIMRAPSVAWRRVHPDDLPGLLDSTARSQRDLTPWAYDFRVIDRQHDGQWRWLSGQALPQRGSDGSTVWNGVFIDVTDRRKLEDELRQVQRIESVGQLAGGIAHDFNNVLTTIIGEASLLEFDAVPGGDVAISAGQIRAAAESGAALSRQLLGFARRHVMAPRTVEVTEIIDRAIPLIRRLLRERISLQLDIAGNAGRVRVDPALFDQVLMNLAVNASDAMPDGGVLSIRCALRAGDVDSLALPNAPLGPVVVFEISDTGAGMTEETRLRALEPFFTTKDAGKGSGLGLATSYGIVTQAGGTMSISSVPGEGTVVTIVLPAAEGVADAPVVPEKPAADGNETLMVVDDDEPVRRVTAATLRRRGYHVLEAPGGLEALRIGRALGRPVDLLVTDVVMPGMTGVTLAREYLAECLTTRVLYLSGYPEGTVTQHGIVPDGVELLTKPFDIQELSRRVRSVLDQPVRD; this comes from the coding sequence ATGCCGTCACCCTCTCCACAGGCCTTCGATCCTGCCACTGCTCCGATGGGTGACGCCATCGGATCGACGGGAGAGCATTTGGCTACTGCCGCTGCGCTGCGCGAGTCGATGACCAGCTCCCGGGCCAGAGCGCGATGGTATACGCTGGCGGTGCTGGGCGCCGTGGGTGGTGCCGTCCTCGTGCTGATCGCCTATCACAAGTTCGGTCTGGTGTTTCCCTTCGTGGCCGGCTTCACCATGGTGCTGCTGGTACCCGGTGGGTTTGGCCCTCTGCTGCTGGGCGGATGGGGCGCGGCCACGCTCACGTTACTTGATGCCGACTACGCGCAAGCGATCATACTTGGCCCCGACGGATACCGGCTCGCCGTGTACTACGTGCTGGCGTTGATCGCCGCGTTTTTCGGCGGGCGTCTACGCAGCAGCAAGCTGCGTACGCTCGAGCGCGAATCGCGGCTCTCCGGCGCACTTGCCCGGGTACAGGAGCTGTATGCCACGACGCAGGAATTCCACGTGCAGCAGCGCGCCGAACGCGATCTGCTGGAGGGTATTCTGGCCACCAGTATCGCCGGCGTGATCGTGGTGGACATCGGCGGGGCGATCATCTTCGCGAACGCGCGGGCCGAAGAAGTGCTTGGCCTGCGGGTCAGTGAGGTGCAGGGCCGTCGATTCGACGCTCCGGCGTGGCGCCACACCGATCTCGACGGTGGCCCGTTTCCCGAAGACCGCCAGCCGTTTGCCCAAGTGCTGCGCAGCGGCGAGCCCGTGTTCGACGTGCGCCACGGTCTCGAATGGCCTGATGGGCGACGGAAGTTGCTGTCGATCAACGGTGCGCCGCTGTTCGACGAGAAGGGCAAGATCGAGGCGGTCGTCGTCGGCGTTACAGACATTACCGATGTGATCGTGGCGGAACGCGAGCTCCGGGCACGCGATCAACGTCTCGATCAGATCACCTCCGTGATGCCTGGTATCGTGTACCAGTACGTGCGCACGGCCGACGGGCAGGAATCGTTTCCCTACATCAGCCAACTCGCCGAACGCGCGATCGGTGCGGATTTGGAGTCGATCATGCGGGCGCCCTCGGTGGCGTGGCGTCGCGTGCACCCCGACGACCTGCCGGGCCTGTTGGACTCGACCGCCCGTTCGCAGCGCGACCTGACCCCGTGGGCGTATGATTTCCGCGTGATCGACCGGCAGCACGACGGGCAGTGGCGATGGCTCAGTGGACAGGCGCTGCCGCAGCGCGGTTCAGACGGTTCAACGGTCTGGAACGGGGTCTTCATCGACGTAACCGATCGTCGCAAGTTGGAAGATGAGCTCCGTCAGGTGCAGCGCATCGAGAGCGTGGGACAACTCGCTGGCGGGATCGCCCACGACTTCAACAATGTGCTCACCACCATCATCGGTGAAGCGAGTCTGCTGGAGTTCGACGCCGTGCCGGGTGGTGACGTGGCGATCAGTGCGGGCCAGATTCGCGCGGCCGCCGAATCCGGTGCGGCGCTGAGCCGTCAGCTGCTGGGCTTCGCGCGGCGGCACGTGATGGCACCGCGAACAGTGGAGGTCACGGAGATCATCGACCGCGCCATTCCGCTGATTCGGCGTTTGCTGCGCGAGCGCATCAGTCTGCAACTCGACATCGCTGGCAACGCCGGTCGCGTGCGTGTTGACCCCGCGCTGTTCGATCAGGTGCTGATGAATCTTGCGGTGAATGCGAGTGACGCGATGCCCGACGGCGGCGTGCTGTCGATCCGGTGCGCGTTGCGGGCGGGTGACGTCGACTCGCTAGCGCTGCCGAATGCACCGCTCGGCCCGGTCGTCGTGTTCGAGATCAGCGACACCGGCGCGGGGATGACGGAAGAGACACGTCTTCGCGCACTCGAGCCGTTCTTCACCACGAAGGACGCCGGCAAGGGGTCGGGGCTCGGGCTCGCGACGAGCTATGGTATCGTCACGCAGGCCGGCGGCACCATGTCGATCAGTTCGGTGCCGGGGGAGGGCACGGTGGTGACGATCGTCCTCCCGGCTGCCGAAGGTGTGGCCGACGCGCCCGTGGTGCCGGAGAAGCCCGCAGCCGACGGCAATGAAACGCTAATGGTGGTCGACGATGACGAGCCGGTGCGCCGCGTGACGGCGGCGACGTTGCGGCGTCGCGGCTATCACGTGCTCGAGGCACCGGGAGGTCTCGAAGCCCTACGCATCGGCCGCGCGCTTGGCCGTCCCGTTGACCTGTTGGTGACCGATGTCGTGATGCCCGGCATGACCGGTGTCACACTGGCGCGCGAGTATTTGGCTGAATGCCTGACGACGCGCGTCCTCTATTTGTCGGGCTACCCGGAGGGCACAGTCACACAGCACGGCATCGTACCCGATGGTGTTGAACTGCTCACGAAGCCCTTCGACATCCAAGAGCTGTCACGTCGGGTGCGCAGTGTGCTCGATCAACCGGTGCGCGACTGA
- a CDS encoding serine hydrolase domain-containing protein, whose amino-acid sequence MMLLVSVPLTTDLGAQSAPRPASREATTRRQGFAVDRLARIDSMLDAAVAQDEIAGAVALVLRDDQVVYERAVGWSDREAQRRMTPDAVFRIASQSKALTSTAVLMLLEEGRLTLATPVSRFLPSFARTTVATRTDTGVSIVAARRAISIRDLLTHTAGISYGTDASVRARYELQGLGPAAGFGWYTADKTEPVCTTMDRLGTLPFVAQPGEAWVYGYNTDILGCIVERASGMPLDAFLRSRLTQPLGMRDTHFFLPVAQRNRLVTVYANDSGRVRRASDGARGQGHYVDGPRVSFAGGAGLVSTARDYARFLQMIAHGGRWNGQQYLAPHTVALMTTNQVGTLHGTTTGFGLGFETTERYGATGSSSVGTYGWGGAYGSNYKVDPAEGLVIVFMINQLPSGTDVVGRFQTMLYSALVDARAMR is encoded by the coding sequence ATGATGCTCCTCGTCAGTGTGCCGCTGACCACTGACCTGGGTGCGCAGTCCGCACCGAGGCCCGCGTCGCGCGAAGCGACAACCCGACGCCAGGGTTTCGCGGTCGATCGGCTGGCCCGGATCGACTCCATGCTCGACGCCGCCGTGGCGCAGGACGAAATCGCGGGCGCGGTGGCCCTCGTGTTGCGAGACGATCAGGTGGTGTACGAACGTGCCGTCGGCTGGAGCGATCGCGAAGCGCAGCGGCGCATGACACCGGATGCCGTGTTCCGCATCGCCTCGCAGAGCAAGGCGCTCACCAGCACCGCCGTCCTCATGCTCCTCGAGGAAGGACGACTCACGCTCGCGACGCCAGTGAGCCGCTTCCTGCCGTCGTTCGCCCGGACCACCGTCGCCACACGCACCGACACCGGGGTGTCGATCGTCGCGGCCCGACGCGCCATCTCCATCCGCGATCTGCTCACGCATACCGCCGGCATTTCCTACGGCACCGACGCATCGGTGCGCGCCCGCTACGAACTACAGGGCCTCGGTCCCGCCGCCGGCTTCGGCTGGTACACCGCCGACAAGACCGAACCTGTCTGCACCACGATGGACCGACTCGGCACGCTGCCCTTCGTGGCGCAGCCCGGCGAGGCATGGGTGTACGGCTACAATACCGACATCCTCGGGTGCATCGTCGAGCGCGCGTCTGGCATGCCGCTCGACGCGTTTCTGCGCTCGCGTCTCACGCAACCGCTCGGCATGCGCGACACCCACTTCTTCCTGCCGGTCGCCCAGCGCAATCGCCTCGTCACGGTCTACGCCAACGACTCCGGTCGCGTGCGCCGTGCGTCAGACGGTGCGCGCGGTCAGGGGCACTACGTCGACGGGCCACGCGTGAGCTTTGCCGGTGGCGCAGGACTCGTGTCCACCGCCCGTGACTATGCGCGATTTCTGCAGATGATCGCCCACGGCGGCCGCTGGAACGGCCAGCAATATCTCGCGCCGCACACCGTGGCCCTGATGACCACCAATCAGGTGGGTACGCTGCACGGCACGACCACCGGATTTGGTCTTGGCTTCGAGACCACCGAACGCTACGGCGCGACCGGTTCGTCGTCGGTCGGCACGTACGGTTGGGGCGGCGCCTACGGATCGAACTACAAAGTCGATCCCGCCGAAGGGCTCGTCATCGTGTTCATGATCAATCAACTCCCAAGCGGCACCGACGTGGTCGGCCGATTCCAGACGATGTTGTACAGCGCGCTCGTCGATGCGCGCGCCATGCGATAG
- a CDS encoding family 10 glycosylhydrolase: MQWTKATPRVLTAVSVAAILGACATGESPTEPVTPPPPPPPVVFTVPAVVREFRGMWIATVANIDWPSRSGLSVAQQQTEFSLILDAAEQAGLNAVVLQVRAAGDAMFPSTLEPWSRSLSGTQGVDPGYDPLAYAITQARLRGLEVHAWFNPFRAANLSDTLRLASSHLAVRRPDLTRKYCTQLWFDPGEAAVQDQAIAVITDVLRRYDVDAVHLDDFFYPYPDTRCVGLDFPDSTTYATYLRGGGLLARADWRRDNVNRFVERLYREAHVVSPTARVGISPFGIWRPGSPAGIVGLDSYASIYADSRTWLQRGWVDYFAPQLYWSIASTGQSFGALLSWWGQQNTMRRHLWPGLAAYRVSDGSTSPYTAAEIPAQVQLTRGQNAAAGGSTGSLLYNTTVVLNDRGGLRSLLTSGVFAARALPPATDWLDAVSPPAPTIGVTSLGAVLRVSITPVTSEPLSWYLVRWRTNGTWSQRVQRVTALTVDVPSAGTDGVVVNAIDKVGNASTDVVWRP, encoded by the coding sequence ATGCAATGGACGAAGGCTACTCCACGTGTTCTGACGGCGGTGTCGGTCGCCGCGATACTCGGCGCGTGTGCAACTGGCGAGTCGCCGACCGAGCCGGTCACGCCGCCCCCACCCCCGCCGCCGGTCGTCTTTACCGTGCCGGCGGTCGTGCGCGAGTTCCGGGGGATGTGGATCGCGACCGTCGCCAACATCGACTGGCCATCGCGCAGCGGCCTCTCGGTGGCACAGCAGCAGACCGAGTTCTCGCTGATCCTGGACGCGGCGGAGCAGGCCGGGTTGAACGCCGTGGTCCTGCAGGTCCGCGCGGCCGGCGACGCCATGTTCCCGTCGACGCTCGAGCCGTGGTCGCGCTCGCTTTCCGGTACGCAGGGTGTCGACCCTGGCTACGACCCACTGGCCTATGCGATCACGCAGGCGCGACTGCGCGGCCTCGAAGTGCACGCCTGGTTCAATCCGTTCCGCGCCGCGAATCTCAGCGACACGCTGCGACTGGCGAGTTCGCACCTCGCCGTTCGTCGTCCCGATCTCACGCGCAAGTATTGCACGCAGCTCTGGTTCGATCCGGGTGAAGCCGCCGTGCAGGATCAGGCGATCGCCGTGATTACCGATGTGCTGCGCCGTTACGACGTGGACGCAGTGCATCTCGATGACTTTTTTTATCCGTATCCCGACACGAGATGTGTGGGGCTCGATTTCCCCGACAGTACCACGTACGCCACGTATCTACGGGGCGGAGGGCTGCTGGCTCGCGCCGACTGGCGCCGCGACAATGTGAACCGGTTCGTGGAGCGGTTGTATCGGGAGGCGCACGTGGTGTCGCCGACGGCGCGCGTCGGCATCAGCCCGTTCGGTATCTGGCGTCCGGGGAGCCCGGCGGGCATCGTCGGACTCGACTCGTACGCCTCGATCTACGCCGACTCACGCACGTGGTTGCAACGCGGCTGGGTGGACTACTTCGCGCCGCAGCTGTATTGGTCGATCGCGTCCACCGGCCAAAGCTTTGGTGCGCTGCTGTCGTGGTGGGGACAGCAGAACACGATGCGTCGTCATCTCTGGCCCGGCCTGGCGGCGTATCGTGTCAGCGACGGCAGCACGAGTCCGTACACGGCGGCGGAAATTCCGGCGCAGGTGCAGCTCACGCGCGGGCAGAACGCCGCGGCGGGTGGTTCGACCGGATCATTGCTCTACAACACGACCGTGGTGCTGAACGATCGCGGCGGGCTGCGTTCGTTGCTCACGAGTGGCGTGTTCGCCGCCCGCGCATTGCCGCCCGCTACCGATTGGCTCGACGCGGTGTCGCCGCCGGCACCGACGATCGGCGTGACGTCGCTCGGTGCCGTGCTGCGCGTGTCGATCACGCCGGTCACGAGTGAACCGCTGTCGTGGTACCTCGTCCGCTGGCGCACCAACGGCACGTGGTCGCAGCGTGTGCAGCGAGTCACGGCGCTCACCGTGGATGTGCCATCGGCGGGAACGGATGGCGTCGTGGTCAACGCCATCGACAAGGTGGGCAACGCCAGTACCGACGTGGTGTGGCGCCCGTAG
- a CDS encoding 1-acyl-sn-glycerol-3-phosphate acyltransferase: MARVIAALLSLLVLAVAAWATRRSLHGYARRAGRRTVMRARVRIDRYKLTRKAYVIDALLADDAVADAVRAHVADTNDSEADTWRRVRRYLDEIVPFFNILAYYRLGYWVSRAALGLFYKVSVEYERPDPFRGVPRNSVVIYLMNHRSNADYVLVAYVMMGAVSISYAVGEWARAFPLEVLFKSFGSYFIRRRYREPLYHAVLQAYVQLITRNSVTQGIFPEGGLTRDGALRPAKIGLLDYALGVARDPDVRARMYVVPVGINYDRVIEDRTLLRELETKRQVPARDRIAQAASVGRFALSNLGRLVTRRWRRYGRAAVTIGTPVSVDAWLAGLEAQGIALFEAPRADRLPLVQHFCDDVLQRIGAIIPVTPVPLACAALASFDADYVTRAALLERMSAMRDVLREFNARVLQADRDIEETFDRAYRMLRMRRVIARTGVGFLILPKGRPLIRYYANSIVHLLGPFGEGLRARDALPLHDWERDALVRGPATG, from the coding sequence ATGGCCCGCGTCATAGCGGCACTGCTCTCCCTGTTGGTTCTGGCGGTCGCGGCCTGGGCGACACGCCGCTCTCTGCACGGCTACGCGCGGCGCGCCGGTCGTCGCACCGTGATGCGCGCGCGGGTGCGGATCGACCGCTACAAACTCACGCGAAAAGCGTATGTGATCGACGCGCTGCTCGCCGATGACGCCGTCGCCGACGCCGTGCGGGCGCATGTGGCGGACACCAACGACAGCGAAGCTGACACATGGCGCCGCGTGCGCCGCTATCTCGACGAGATCGTCCCCTTCTTCAACATTCTCGCCTACTATCGGCTTGGCTACTGGGTGAGCCGCGCCGCGCTCGGGCTGTTCTACAAAGTATCGGTGGAGTACGAGCGGCCCGACCCATTTCGCGGCGTGCCGCGCAATTCGGTCGTGATTTACCTCATGAACCATCGCTCGAACGCCGACTACGTCCTGGTGGCGTACGTCATGATGGGCGCCGTGTCGATCTCCTACGCCGTCGGCGAATGGGCCCGCGCGTTTCCGCTGGAGGTGCTGTTCAAGAGTTTTGGCTCGTACTTCATTCGTCGCCGCTATCGCGAGCCGTTGTATCACGCGGTGCTGCAGGCCTACGTGCAGTTGATCACGCGCAACAGCGTGACGCAGGGGATCTTTCCCGAGGGCGGCCTCACGCGCGATGGGGCGTTGCGCCCCGCCAAGATCGGCCTGCTCGACTACGCGCTGGGGGTGGCCCGCGATCCCGACGTGCGAGCGAGAATGTACGTGGTGCCGGTGGGCATCAACTACGATCGCGTGATCGAAGATCGCACCCTGCTCCGCGAGCTCGAAACGAAACGGCAAGTGCCCGCCCGCGACCGGATCGCGCAGGCTGCCAGCGTGGGTCGGTTTGCGCTCTCGAATCTGGGCCGCCTGGTCACCCGCCGGTGGCGACGCTACGGGCGGGCGGCGGTGACTATCGGGACCCCGGTGTCGGTCGATGCCTGGCTGGCGGGGCTCGAGGCGCAGGGCATCGCCCTTTTCGAGGCGCCACGGGCCGACCGTTTGCCGCTGGTGCAGCACTTTTGTGATGATGTGCTGCAGCGGATCGGCGCCATCATCCCCGTGACGCCCGTTCCGCTGGCGTGTGCCGCCCTGGCCAGCTTCGATGCCGATTACGTGACCCGGGCGGCCCTGCTGGAGCGCATGTCGGCCATGCGCGACGTGCTCAGGGAGTTCAACGCCCGGGTGCTGCAGGCCGACCGGGATATCGAGGAGACCTTCGACCGGGCCTATCGAATGCTCCGGATGCGGCGCGTGATCGCCCGGACAGGCGTCGGATTCCTGATTCTGCCCAAGGGAAGGCCGTTGATCCGCTATTACGCCAACAGCATCGTCCACCTGTTGGGCCCCTTCGGCGAGGGGCTGCGGGCCCGGGACGCGCTCCCGTTGCACGACTGGGAGCGTGACGCGCTTGTCCGCGGTCCGGCCACGGGATAG
- a CDS encoding ROK family protein, which translates to MQIGIDVGGTKIEGIALDATGRELLRQRVATPRDYDETVAAITALVTALESAAGHHGTIGVGIPGAVIPDSGLVKNANSGWLIGQPLGADLAAALQREVRLDNDANCFALSEASDGAAAGAEVVFGVIMGTGVGGGIIVRGRGLSGPNLIAGEWGHNPLPWPQPDELPGPDCYCGKQGCIESWISGPAVAADHRRVTGAGRTTPDIIAAADAGHDAALATRARFVNRAARGLATVINVLDPDVIVLGGGLSNVPRLADDIAAQLPAFVFSDRVRTSVVHNRHGDSSGVRGAAWLWPAS; encoded by the coding sequence ATGCAGATCGGGATTGACGTGGGCGGCACCAAGATCGAAGGCATCGCGCTCGACGCGACGGGCCGGGAACTCCTGCGACAGCGCGTCGCTACGCCGCGAGACTATGACGAAACGGTGGCGGCGATCACCGCATTGGTCACGGCGCTCGAATCGGCGGCAGGACACCACGGGACCATCGGGGTCGGCATACCGGGCGCGGTGATACCGGATTCGGGGCTGGTGAAGAACGCGAATTCCGGGTGGCTCATCGGCCAGCCACTTGGCGCCGACCTCGCCGCCGCGCTGCAGCGAGAGGTCAGGCTCGACAACGATGCCAACTGCTTCGCGCTGTCGGAGGCGAGCGATGGTGCGGCCGCCGGTGCCGAGGTGGTCTTCGGCGTCATCATGGGTACCGGCGTCGGCGGCGGCATTATCGTGCGCGGACGCGGACTCTCCGGACCCAATCTCATTGCCGGCGAGTGGGGACATAATCCGTTGCCCTGGCCGCAGCCCGACGAGCTCCCGGGCCCCGACTGCTACTGCGGCAAGCAAGGCTGTATCGAGAGCTGGATTTCGGGACCAGCCGTGGCGGCGGATCATCGGCGCGTAACCGGTGCGGGGCGAACAACGCCCGATATCATCGCGGCGGCGGATGCGGGCCACGACGCCGCGCTGGCCACGCGTGCGCGCTTCGTCAACCGCGCGGCGCGCGGACTCGCGACCGTGATCAACGTGCTCGACCCCGATGTGATCGTGCTGGGCGGTGGTCTGTCGAACGTGCCTCGCCTGGCCGACGACATCGCCGCGCAGCTTCCGGCTTTCGTCTTCTCCGATCGCGTACGCACGTCCGTCGTGCACAATCGCCACGGCGACTCGAGCGGTGTCCGCGGCGCCGCGTGGCTATGGCCCGCGTCATAG